One Puniceicoccales bacterium DNA window includes the following coding sequences:
- a CDS encoding LptF/LptG family permease: MKLLPRYISVEILKTSLGSLLFFVFVLLSGNTVRDLLDLVATRKLSLLPALCLILALLPAVISYAMPLGLISGIFIVLGRMGSSGEITAMKSAGVGIKKIAQPIIIIAVISSVFALVVNFYWGPNSMELYRCGLHNAVKENPMEFIAPGTFIDDFPGYLIYCGEMGRDKFYNFHIWEMDTARKVISYGRAKSGELAYDENSAALVLVLENGNIEKRPELSPESFYEKCMPMISYDRLSIDLCLDDIFSHNDWKSGKISHMNLSALVEAKNQADLTGDTQRSALIMMQLHKNLAMACGVFVLALLAIPLALIAKKSDNFFHFTLALILSLCYYFLMSFLSSLSGVAHGHWLVWLPNMALLGIAIPLIMKVWKH; encoded by the coding sequence ATGAAGCTTTTGCCAAGATATATATCCGTTGAAATCCTGAAAACATCGTTGGGTTCGTTGTTGTTTTTCGTATTTGTTTTGTTAAGTGGTAACACTGTCAGGGACTTATTGGACCTGGTTGCCACCAGGAAGTTATCCCTGTTGCCTGCACTTTGCCTGATTTTGGCACTGCTGCCGGCGGTGATTTCCTATGCCATGCCACTTGGCCTGATATCAGGAATATTCATAGTTCTAGGGCGAATGGGTAGTAGCGGTGAGATAACGGCTATGAAGTCTGCTGGCGTAGGTATAAAAAAAATCGCGCAGCCGATAATAATTATTGCCGTGATATCCTCAGTGTTTGCGCTGGTGGTGAATTTTTACTGGGGCCCAAATTCTATGGAGCTGTATAGGTGTGGGTTGCATAATGCGGTGAAGGAAAATCCAATGGAATTTATTGCCCCTGGGACTTTTATAGATGATTTTCCAGGTTATTTGATCTACTGTGGAGAAATGGGCCGTGATAAGTTTTATAACTTTCATATATGGGAAATGGATACGGCCAGGAAGGTCATATCCTATGGCCGTGCAAAGAGCGGTGAGTTGGCCTACGATGAAAATTCCGCTGCATTGGTTCTTGTGCTGGAGAATGGCAATATAGAGAAGAGGCCCGAGCTATCTCCGGAATCGTTTTACGAGAAATGCATGCCAATGATATCCTATGATAGGCTCTCCATTGATTTGTGCCTGGATGATATATTTAGCCACAATGACTGGAAGTCTGGGAAGATAAGCCACATGAATTTGTCAGCCCTAGTGGAAGCTAAGAATCAGGCAGATTTGACTGGAGATACCCAGAGAAGTGCTTTGATAATGATGCAGTTACATAAAAATTTAGCCATGGCCTGTGGTGTGTTTGTTCTAGCATTACTGGCGATACCACTGGCACTGATAGCAAAAAAATCGGATAATTTTTTTCATTTTACCCTGGCACTAATCCTGAGTCTTTGCTACTATTTCCTGATGTCTTTTCTATCATCTCTCAGCGGTGTAGCCCATGGACATTGGCTGGTGTGGCTGCCCAATATGGCTCTACTTGGCATAGCAATTCCATTGATCATGAAGGTATGGAAGCATTAG